The Acropora muricata isolate sample 2 chromosome 5, ASM3666990v1, whole genome shotgun sequence genome includes a window with the following:
- the LOC136917050 gene encoding acid-sensing ion channel 1A-like, with amino-acid sequence MVTHVKPFNNRFAENWEEKSEPGMSPKTTKWKEFASNTTLHGLRYVADKSHSISRRGIWLIFLGATATIYVYLASVSLTKFFSRPIKTEISQETPTEGLKFPAVTICNLNRFMRSKIDTADEDENFVKMGLNISGCNETRKVRGNLTCGQAFLCIYTPWGTALVKGCNRTMQQNIKKFLSRSSHRLLNKEEFLTQYGHDIASLTASFLYCRFMKTTICSKGDFIPKLTQYGICFTFNSGNDGVLRRAIHEGPDFGLSVFLDVQMHETTYSQFSSGLKVIVHDQNTFVNRYNGFNIAPGTHASVGVKLKKHVRLPAPFKTKCRQDKLPGIGSYNKDGCLHQCTADFTFRQCGCRGLGSPGPEGTPVCSMQDKECVDNSQSQVNLTECACSNACSELVYESSVSYSKFPDDSIIDIFQHFLPNSPNPDYMRANYVFLQLGFQHLAYEKREDVPSYGLESLLGEFGGNMGLFLGCSILTLCEFIDFLLEAVISRMRKNSVEVDASPGSKS; translated from the exons ATGGTTACACACGTAAAACCGTTCAACAACAGGTTTGCTGAAAATTGGGAGGAAAAATCAGAGCCAGGCATGTCTCCTAAAACAACTAAATGGAAAGAGTTTGCCTCCAACACTACCCTTCACGGTCTTAGATATGTCGCCGATAAAAGTCATTCCATTTCAAGACGAGGTATTTGGCTCATATTTCTTGGGGCGACTGCTACGATCTATGTGTATCTTGCATCCGTAAGCTTAACTAAATTCTTCTCAAGGCCAATAAAAACCGAAATTTCACAAGAAACTCCCACGGAAGGCTTAAAGTTCCCTGCAGTGACAATATGTAACTTAAACAGGTTCATGAGATCCAAGATAGATACGGCAGACGAGGATGAAAACTTTGTAAAAATGGGATTGAACATCAGTGGATGTAATGAAACACGTAAAGTTCGTGGAAATCTCACTTGTGGCCAAGCGTTCTTGTGTATTTACACGCCGTGGGGAACAGCCCTGGTGAAAGGCTGTAATAGAACAATGcagcaaaacataaaaaaatttctaagCCGTTCTTCACATCGTCTGTTAAACAAGGAAGAATTTCTTACACAATATGGCCATGACATAGCGAGCCTGACCGCGTCTTTTCTTTATTGCCGTTTCATGAAAACCACAATTTGCTCTAAGGGAGACTTCATTCCAAAACTCACACAATATGGCATTTGTTTCACCTTCAACTCTGGTAACGATGGTGTCCTTCGACGTGCAATACATGAAGGCCCTGACTTTGGGCTCAGCGTTTTTCTCGATGTTCAAATGCACGAGACTACATACAGCCAGTTTTCGAGTGGACTGAAAGTGATTGTGCACGATCAAAACACCTTTGTCAACCGATATAATGGTTTCAACATCGCTCCTGGCACTCACGCTTCGGTTGGAGTCAAATTAAAGAAG CACGTCAGACTTCCAGCACCCTTCAAAACGAAATGCCGACAGGACAAGCTGCCGGGAATTGGTTCCTACAACAAAGACGGTTGCCTTCATCAATGCACCGCAGATTTTACCTTTCGTCAATGTGGCTGCCGTGGTCTCGGATCGCCAG gtCCAGAGGGGACACCTGTGTGTTCTATGCAAGACAAAGAATGTGTTGACAATTCCCAAA GTCAAGTCAACTTAACAGAGTGTGCCTGCAGCAACGCGTGCTCAGAACTGGTATATGAGTCAAGTGTTTCTTATTCCAAATTTCCGGATGACTCAATAATTGACATTTTCCAGCATTTCCTTCCGAATTCACCTAATCCGGATTACATGAG AGCGAACTACGTCTTTCTCCAATTGGGGTTTCAACACTTAGCCTATGAAAAGCGTGAGGATGTTCCTAGTTATGGGCTAGAGAGCCTCTTAG GCGAGTTCGGTGGCAACATGGGCTTGTTCCTTGGCTGCAGTATACTGACGTTGTGCGAGTTCATTGACTTTCTCTTGGAAGCTGTGATTTCTCGGATGAGGAAAAACTCCGTGGAAGTAGACGCAAGCCCCGGCAGTAAGTCCTAA